The genome window ACAGAACGGCGGCGATACCTGGGACCAGTTGGTGATCCGTGGCATCGCGGTGGAGAACCGGACCAACTACCGGCTCAACGGCGCGATGCCGATCATGAACTTCTCGCAGGTGCCGCTGGAGGACAAGGAGCGCGTGGAAGTGCTCAAGGGCGCCTCGGCGCTCTACTACGGCTTCACCTCGCCGGCCGGCGTGGTCAACTTCGTCACCAAGCGCGCCGGCGCCACCCCGGTCACCCGCGTCGGCCTGACGCTGGACCAGAACGGCACGGCGGTGGGGAGCGTCGACGTGGCGCGCCGCTTCGGTGCCGAGCGCCAGGTCGGGGTGCGCGTCAATGCCGCTGGCGGCGCACTGGGCTCGTACCTGGACGGGGTCGGCGACGGCAGCCGCCGCTTCCTGTCTGCCGCGCTGGACTGGCGCATCGGCGATCGGCTGCTGCTCAAGGGCGACGTCGAATACGACCGCCGCCGGGTCACCGAACAGGCCGCGGTGAACCTGCCCACCGCCGTCGGCGGCACGATCACCTTGCCGCACCCGGTCGATCCCACCCGCCTGGTCGGCCCGGACTGGGCGGACTTCGACGCCACCACGCGCAACGCGTTGCTGCGCGCCGACTACGCGCTGGCCGACGGCTGGGCGCTGACGGTGGAAGCCGGCCACTCGGAGATGGCGCGCGATCGCCGCCTGGCGATCTTCCGCTTCTCCAACAACGCCGGCGTCGCCAGCGGCGAGGGCTCAATCCGCGGCAACCTGCAGCGCCACGCGGTGGATTCGGATCTGCTGCGCGCCGAGCTGTTCGGCACGTTCGCCAGCGGCCCGATCGCGCACGAGCTGACGCTCGGCGCCAGCCGCACCGACAAAGGCCAGGATCCGATCTACCAGAGCAACTACGTCATCGCCTCGCAAAACCTGTACGCGCCGCGCGTGATCACCAAGGTCAGCTACGGCGCCCGCCCGACCACGCCCACCACCGCGGCGCTGGACACCGAGGACACCGGCCTGTACGCGCTGGACCGCATGCGCTTCGGGAAGAACTGGCAGTTGATCGCCGGCCTGCGCTACGCGCGGTACCGCAGCGACCAGGGCAGCGCGCACTACACCGCCAGCGAGACCACGCCGATGCTCGCCGGCATCTACAAACTGGGCGACACCCTGTCGCTCTACGCCTCCTACGCCGAAGGCCTGGAGGAAGGCGAGGCCGCGCCCGCCGGGACCGCCAACGAGAACCAGCGCCTGGCGCCGGGCGTCAGCAAGCAGAAGGAACTGGGCCTGCGCTGGCAGGCGCCGGGCGGCACCCTGCTCTCGGCGGCGCTGTTCGACATCCGCCGCCCTGGCTACTACACCAACAGCGACAACGTGTTCACCGCCGACGGCGAGCAGCGCTACACCGGCATCGAGCTGTCCACCCAGGGCCAGCTGACCCGCCAGCTCGGCTGGCAGACCTCGGCGCAGTGGCTGGACCCGCGCTTCGCGCAGATCGGCCCGCGCTACGACGGCAAGTTGCCGGAAAACGCCGCGCGCCGCACCGGCAGCGCGTTCCTGACCTATGCCTTCGACGCGCTGCCCGGGCTGTCGCTCAACGGCGGCGCCTACTACACCGGTCGCCGCCCGGTGAACGACCTCAACCAGGCCTGGCTCGGCGACATCACCTTGCTGAGCGTGGGCGGCCGCTACGTCACGACGCTGTTCGCGCGGCGCACCAGTTGGCAGTTGAACGTCGACAACCTCGCCGACAAGCGCTACTGGGCCGGCGCCGGTACCCGCCTGGCCGCCGGCGCACCGCGCACGCTCAAGTTCACTCTCAAGATCGACCTGTGAGGCGTGCCGGTCTCTGGTCCATGCGCTCGCTGCTCGTGCTGCTCGCGAGCGTGGGCGCCGCCAAGGCCGCGCCGGATACCGCCCCCGCCGCACCGCCGACGCCGGATGCCGCGTTGCCGGCCTATGTCCCCCGCGTCGTGCGCGTCGACGCTGCGGCGCCGTATCTGCGCGCCGACGGTGCCGTCCGCATCGCCGGGGCCGAACACGTGCAGGCCATGGTCGAGGGCTTCAACGCGCTGTTCGCGCGCCACCATCCCGGCGTGCGGTTCGCCGACGAAGGCCAGGGCACCAGCAGCGCGGTGCCGCTGCTGATGTTCGGGCGCACCCTGTTCGCGCCGATGGGCCGGGCGATCAATCCGATCGAAAAGGTGCCGTACCGCAAGATCGTCGGCACCGAGCCGCTGGACATCCGCGTAGCGCACACCGCCGGCAGCGCCGCCGGCGGCCTGGCGACGACACTGGCGGTGTACGTCAATCGGCGCAACCCGCTGGCGCAGCTGAGCCTGGCACAGTTGGCGCAGGTGCTGGCGGTGGGCAATCCCGACGGCGACGTGTCGCACTGGAGCCAGCTGGGCCTGGACGGAGACTGGGGCAGCCGCGCGATCCAGCCCTATGCCACGCTGGAGTACAGCGGCTTCGGCGATTGGCTGCAGCGGGAGGTCCTGCACGGCCGGGCGCTGGCGCCGCGCACCCGATACGCATCCGACAGCACCAGCCTGCTGCAGCGCGTGGCGACCGATCCCGACGGCATCGCCGTGGCGGCGATCGGGCTGGAGAATGCGCAGGTGCGCCAGCTGCCGCTGCTCGGCCTGCACAGCGGGCGCGCGCTGGCCGGCACCGCGCAGGAGGTGGTGGATGGCGACTACCCGCTGGGCCGGTGGTTGCATTTCTACGTGCGCCGCGTGCCCGGGCAGCCGCTGGACCCGCTGGCGCAGGCGTATCTGCGCCTGGTGCTGTCGCGCGAGGGCCAGGCCATCATCGCCATGCAGTCGGGCGGCTACCTGCCGCTGACGGCCGAGCAAGCCCGCCGCGAACGCGAAAAACTCGACTGACCGCCATGCCCAGGCCCCACGTTCCGTTGCCGTTCCTGCTGCTGCCGTTGCTGCTGCTCGCGTGC of Xanthomonas sacchari contains these proteins:
- a CDS encoding TonB-dependent siderophore receptor produces the protein MPRTRSPRQLPLCALCLFGPALAPQTASANNDSATVLDTVTVTAPRATGLNPRTVEAGSFRGADILDVPSTVNVVTREALDLQAAGGLYDALRNTAGVTRQQNGGDTWDQLVIRGIAVENRTNYRLNGAMPIMNFSQVPLEDKERVEVLKGASALYYGFTSPAGVVNFVTKRAGATPVTRVGLTLDQNGTAVGSVDVARRFGAERQVGVRVNAAGGALGSYLDGVGDGSRRFLSAALDWRIGDRLLLKGDVEYDRRRVTEQAAVNLPTAVGGTITLPHPVDPTRLVGPDWADFDATTRNALLRADYALADGWALTVEAGHSEMARDRRLAIFRFSNNAGVASGEGSIRGNLQRHAVDSDLLRAELFGTFASGPIAHELTLGASRTDKGQDPIYQSNYVIASQNLYAPRVITKVSYGARPTTPTTAALDTEDTGLYALDRMRFGKNWQLIAGLRYARYRSDQGSAHYTASETTPMLAGIYKLGDTLSLYASYAEGLEEGEAAPAGTANENQRLAPGVSKQKELGLRWQAPGGTLLSAALFDIRRPGYYTNSDNVFTADGEQRYTGIELSTQGQLTRQLGWQTSAQWLDPRFAQIGPRYDGKLPENAARRTGSAFLTYAFDALPGLSLNGGAYYTGRRPVNDLNQAWLGDITLLSVGGRYVTTLFARRTSWQLNVDNLADKRYWAGAGTRLAAGAPRTLKFTLKIDL
- a CDS encoding PstS family phosphate ABC transporter substrate-binding protein, with protein sequence MRSLLVLLASVGAAKAAPDTAPAAPPTPDAALPAYVPRVVRVDAAAPYLRADGAVRIAGAEHVQAMVEGFNALFARHHPGVRFADEGQGTSSAVPLLMFGRTLFAPMGRAINPIEKVPYRKIVGTEPLDIRVAHTAGSAAGGLATTLAVYVNRRNPLAQLSLAQLAQVLAVGNPDGDVSHWSQLGLDGDWGSRAIQPYATLEYSGFGDWLQREVLHGRALAPRTRYASDSTSLLQRVATDPDGIAVAAIGLENAQVRQLPLLGLHSGRALAGTAQEVVDGDYPLGRWLHFYVRRVPGQPLDPLAQAYLRLVLSREGQAIIAMQSGGYLPLTAEQARREREKLD